The following coding sequences lie in one Mesorhizobium sp. DCY119 genomic window:
- the purB gene encoding adenylosuccinate lyase, with product MIPRYSRPEMVAIWSPETRFRIWFEIEAYACDALAEIGVIPKEAAKTIWEKGGAAKFDVARIDEIEAVTKHDVIAFLTHLGEFIGPDARFVHQGMTSSDVLDTTLNIQLVRAADLLLADLDRVLAALKKRAFEHKDTIRIGRSHGIHAEPTTMGLTFARFYAEMTRNRARLVAARAEIATGAISGAVGTFANIDPSVEEYVCEKLGLVPEPVSTQVIPRDRHAMFFATLGVIASSIENVAIEIRHMQRTEVLEAEEFFSPGQKGSSAMPHKRNPVLTENLTGLARLVRMSVTPALENVALWHERDISHSSVERAIGPDTTITLDFALNRLAGVVEKLVIYPENMLKNLNKFRGLVHSQRVLLALTQAGVSREDSYRLVQRNAMKVWEQGADFLEELLSDKEVTAALSEQEIREKFDLGYHTKHVDTIFKRVFGQS from the coding sequence ATGATCCCTCGCTATTCGCGCCCGGAAATGGTTGCCATCTGGTCGCCGGAAACGCGCTTCCGCATCTGGTTCGAGATCGAGGCCTATGCCTGCGACGCACTGGCCGAGATCGGCGTCATCCCCAAGGAAGCCGCAAAGACGATCTGGGAAAAAGGTGGCGCGGCGAAGTTCGACGTCGCCCGCATCGATGAGATCGAAGCGGTCACCAAGCACGATGTCATCGCCTTCCTCACCCATTTGGGCGAATTCATCGGGCCCGACGCGCGTTTCGTCCACCAGGGCATGACCTCGTCGGACGTGCTCGATACGACGCTGAACATCCAGCTGGTGCGCGCGGCAGACCTTCTGTTGGCCGACCTCGATCGTGTTCTCGCCGCCCTGAAGAAGCGCGCCTTCGAACACAAGGACACCATCCGCATCGGCCGCAGCCACGGCATCCATGCCGAGCCGACGACGATGGGCCTGACCTTCGCCCGCTTCTATGCCGAGATGACACGCAACCGGGCGCGTCTGGTGGCAGCGCGCGCGGAAATCGCCACCGGCGCCATTTCGGGCGCGGTCGGCACCTTCGCCAACATCGATCCGTCGGTGGAAGAATATGTCTGCGAGAAGCTCGGCCTCGTGCCGGAGCCTGTCTCGACACAGGTCATACCGCGCGATCGTCACGCCATGTTCTTCGCCACGCTCGGTGTCATCGCCTCGTCTATCGAGAACGTCGCCATCGAAATCCGCCATATGCAGCGCACCGAAGTGCTGGAAGCGGAAGAGTTCTTCTCGCCCGGCCAGAAGGGGTCGTCGGCCATGCCGCACAAGCGCAACCCGGTCTTGACGGAAAACCTGACCGGCCTTGCCCGCCTCGTGCGCATGTCGGTTACGCCTGCGCTGGAAAACGTGGCGCTGTGGCATGAGCGCGATATCTCGCATTCGAGCGTCGAGCGCGCCATCGGGCCGGATACCACCATAACGCTCGATTTCGCGCTGAACCGCCTCGCCGGCGTCGTCGAGAAGCTGGTCATCTATCCCGAAAACATGCTGAAGAACCTCAACAAGTTCCGCGGCCTGGTCCATTCGCAACGCGTGCTGCTGGCCCTGACGCAGGCTGGCGTCTCGCGCGAAGACTCATACCGGCTGGTCCAGCGCAACGCCATGAAGGTCTGGGAACAGGGCGCTGATTTCCTTGAGGAATTGCTTTCCGACAAGGAAGTGACGGCGGCCTTGTCCGAGCAGGAAATCCGCGAAAAATTCGACCTTGGTTATCATACCAAGCACGTCGACACGATCTTCAAACGGGTATTCGGCCAAAGCTAA
- the purC gene encoding phosphoribosylaminoimidazolesuccinocarboxamide synthase translates to MKNRRRIYEGKAKILYEGPEPGTLIQFFKDDATAFNKKKHEVVDGKGVLNNRISEHIFTHLNRMGIPTHFIRRLNMREQLIREVEIIPLEVVVRNIAAGSLAKRLGIEEGTVLPRSIIEFYYKADALDDPMVSEEHITAFGWASPQEIDDIMALAIRVNDFLSGLFLGVGIQLVDFKIECGRLYEGDMMRIVVADEISPDSCRLWDVNTQEKMDKDRFRRDMGGLVEAYQEVARRLGIMNENETPRPTGPVLVKH, encoded by the coding sequence ATGAAAAATCGCCGCCGCATATATGAAGGCAAGGCCAAGATCCTCTATGAGGGTCCTGAGCCGGGGACGCTTATCCAGTTTTTCAAGGACGACGCTACCGCCTTCAACAAGAAGAAGCATGAAGTGGTGGACGGCAAAGGCGTGCTCAACAACCGTATTTCCGAGCACATCTTCACCCATCTGAACCGCATGGGCATCCCGACGCACTTCATCCGCCGGCTCAACATGCGCGAGCAGCTGATCCGCGAAGTCGAGATCATCCCGCTGGAAGTCGTGGTCCGCAACATCGCTGCAGGATCGCTGGCCAAGCGCCTCGGCATTGAGGAAGGCACGGTCCTGCCCCGCTCGATCATCGAATTCTACTACAAGGCCGACGCGCTCGACGATCCGATGGTGTCGGAAGAGCACATCACGGCTTTCGGCTGGGCGAGCCCGCAGGAAATCGATGACATCATGGCACTCGCCATCCGCGTCAACGACTTCCTCTCCGGCCTCTTCCTCGGCGTCGGCATCCAGCTCGTCGATTTCAAGATCGAATGTGGCCGCCTCTACGAAGGCGACATGATGCGCATCGTCGTGGCTGACGAGATTTCGCCGGACAGCTGCCGCCTGTGGGACGTGAACACCCAGGAAAAGATGGACAAGGACCGTTTCCGCCGCGACATGGGCGGACTGGTCGAGGCTTACCAGGAAGTCGCCCGCCGTCTTGGCATCATGAATGAAAACGAAACGCCGCGCCCGACCGGCCCGGTTCTCGTAAAACACTGA
- a CDS encoding HpcH/HpaI aldolase/citrate lyase family protein, whose protein sequence is MTFSSRLAAGETLITAWSGIPDALTVEIVAAQGFDAVTLDMQHGGHHEDSVLRGIVPVLRANKHPVVRIPVGRFDMASRALDFGAEAVIAPMVNSVEDAQRFAAAMKYPPVGERSWGPSFALPRAGGSDMKVWLKESNAKTVSFAMIETRAALAALDGILETPGIDGIFVGPADFSIAWTNGATVDATLEDMMETVENIAAKVRAAGKHAGIFVVDAAMSGRFVDMGYRFLALGTEHRYIAMGAEALLKTARGSLR, encoded by the coding sequence ATGACATTTTCATCCCGACTGGCCGCTGGCGAGACGCTGATAACCGCATGGTCCGGCATTCCGGATGCGCTCACGGTCGAGATCGTCGCCGCGCAGGGTTTTGATGCGGTGACCCTCGACATGCAGCATGGCGGTCATCACGAAGACAGCGTCCTGCGCGGCATCGTCCCCGTGCTGCGGGCGAACAAGCATCCGGTGGTGCGCATCCCGGTCGGCCGCTTCGATATGGCGAGCCGGGCGCTGGATTTCGGTGCGGAAGCGGTCATCGCCCCTATGGTGAACTCGGTGGAGGATGCGCAGCGCTTTGCTGCGGCCATGAAATATCCGCCGGTCGGCGAAAGGTCGTGGGGGCCGTCCTTCGCGCTGCCACGCGCCGGCGGCAGCGACATGAAGGTCTGGCTGAAGGAAAGCAACGCGAAGACGGTGTCCTTCGCGATGATCGAAACACGCGCTGCACTGGCAGCCCTTGACGGCATTCTGGAAACGCCGGGCATCGACGGCATTTTCGTCGGCCCCGCCGATTTCTCCATCGCATGGACCAATGGTGCTACGGTCGATGCGACCTTGGAAGACATGATGGAAACGGTGGAGAATATTGCCGCCAAAGTCAGGGCTGCCGGCAAGCATGCCGGCATCTTTGTCGTCGATGCAGCCATGAGCGGCCGCTTCGTCGATATGGGCTATCGTTTCCTGGCTCTCGGCACCGAGCATCGATACATCGCCATGGGCGCGGAAGCGCTGCTCAAGACGGCGCGCGGTTCCCTAAGATAG
- a CDS encoding flavin reductase, translating to MLKKNDIEPQAYRDAMSHFAGAVHVVTTDGQAGRRGATVIAACSVSDTPPMILVCLNRENPKNQLFVENGNFALNTLSSHHQHVAAGFSGITKLSADERFALAQWDTISSGAPTLADALAVFDCELVDTKDLATHRVLFGKVTGLRIGDNLEPLVYHDRGYHVLGR from the coding sequence GTGTTGAAGAAAAACGATATCGAGCCGCAGGCCTACCGGGATGCGATGAGCCATTTTGCCGGAGCCGTCCATGTCGTGACGACAGATGGGCAGGCTGGTAGGCGCGGCGCGACTGTGATTGCGGCCTGTTCGGTGTCGGATACACCGCCGATGATTCTCGTCTGCCTGAACCGCGAAAATCCCAAAAATCAGCTGTTTGTCGAGAACGGCAATTTCGCGTTGAACACGCTGTCTTCCCATCATCAACACGTGGCGGCAGGGTTTTCGGGCATCACGAAGCTGTCGGCTGACGAACGTTTCGCGCTTGCGCAATGGGACACGATTTCCAGCGGCGCGCCGACGCTTGCCGATGCGCTGGCGGTTTTCGATTGCGAACTGGTCGATACCAAGGATCTCGCGACCCATCGTGTGCTTTTTGGCAAGGTGACAGGCTTGCGCATCGGCGATAATTTGGAGCCGCTCGTCTATCACGACCGCGGCTATCACGTCCTTGGCCGATAA
- the purS gene encoding phosphoribosylformylglycinamidine synthase subunit PurS, whose product MIKARVTVTLKNGVLDPQGKAIEHALDALGFGGVGSVRQGKVFDIEVDSTDKAKVEADLNAMCDKLLANTVIENYAVELR is encoded by the coding sequence GTGATCAAAGCCCGTGTAACCGTTACACTCAAGAATGGCGTGCTGGACCCGCAGGGTAAGGCCATCGAACATGCGCTCGACGCACTCGGCTTCGGCGGCGTCGGCTCGGTCCGCCAAGGCAAAGTCTTCGACATAGAGGTCGACAGCACCGACAAGGCGAAGGTGGAAGCCGACCTCAACGCCATGTGCGACAAGCTTCTGGCTAACACCGTTATCGAGAACTACGCGGTGGAACTGCGGTAG
- a CDS encoding alpha/beta hydrolase: protein MKVKDADILIVPGYTNSGPDHWQTRWEQKLSTARRVEQAEWSKPVVEDWTAAVVKAVNEAEKPVVFIAHSLGVPTVIQAIPQFKKPIAGAFFVAPPDVANPEIRPKHLMTFGPYPRDPLPFPSVVVSSSNDPFCSQEMAEDIAAAWGSRFIHAGEAGHINADAGYGPWPEGTMAFANFLSNLPG from the coding sequence ATGAAGGTAAAAGACGCAGATATTCTCATCGTCCCCGGCTACACCAACTCGGGCCCGGACCATTGGCAGACACGCTGGGAGCAGAAGCTTTCCACCGCGCGGCGCGTGGAACAGGCGGAATGGTCGAAGCCGGTCGTCGAGGACTGGACGGCAGCTGTCGTGAAAGCGGTGAACGAGGCGGAAAAGCCGGTGGTGTTCATCGCTCATTCGCTTGGCGTGCCGACAGTCATCCAGGCGATCCCGCAATTCAAAAAGCCGATCGCGGGCGCTTTCTTCGTGGCGCCCCCGGATGTCGCCAACCCTGAAATCAGGCCGAAGCACCTGATGACCTTCGGGCCCTATCCGCGCGATCCGCTGCCCTTCCCGTCGGTCGTCGTCTCCAGCAGCAACGATCCATTCTGCTCGCAGGAAATGGCCGAGGACATCGCGGCCGCCTGGGGCTCGAGGTTCATTCATGCCGGTGAAGCCGGCCACATCAATGCGGATGCCGGTTATGGGCCGTGGCCGGAAGGCACGATGGCATTCGCGAACTTTCTCAGCAACCTGCCGGGCTAG
- a CDS encoding P1 family peptidase has protein sequence MTFKTGPRNLITDVAGLRVGNADDAKLKSGVSVVLCDEPAVAGVQVLGGAPGTRETDLLEAHNSVETINAVVLSGGSAFGLDAASGVQAALREKGIGFAARDFRIPIVPAAILFDLPNGGDKDWGLYPPYRELGYEAVQNASLDFSIGTAGAGTGALSAGLKGGLGSASTLLPNGVTIGALVAANPTGSVTVGNSRHFWAAPWEMGDEFGGLGFPAPLPADAQDVRLKFRDGLKAGENTTIAIIATDAVMTKAAAKRLAIAAHDGFARAIWPTHTPVDGDLVFALATGRSGKTLELNDAIDLYAAAGATMARAIARAIFAATPAENDLFPVWSSR, from the coding sequence ATGACCTTCAAGACCGGACCGCGCAATCTGATCACCGATGTCGCCGGCTTGCGCGTCGGCAATGCGGACGACGCAAAGCTCAAATCCGGCGTTTCCGTCGTTCTCTGCGATGAGCCGGCGGTGGCAGGCGTGCAGGTGCTGGGCGGAGCGCCTGGAACGCGCGAGACCGACCTCCTTGAGGCACACAATTCGGTCGAAACCATCAACGCGGTGGTGCTGTCCGGCGGCTCGGCGTTCGGACTCGACGCAGCGTCCGGGGTGCAGGCGGCACTGCGCGAAAAGGGCATCGGCTTTGCGGCGCGCGATTTTCGAATCCCGATCGTGCCGGCTGCGATCCTTTTCGACCTGCCGAACGGCGGCGACAAGGATTGGGGGCTTTATCCGCCGTACCGCGAACTCGGTTACGAGGCCGTGCAGAACGCCTCGCTGGATTTTTCAATCGGCACCGCTGGTGCCGGAACAGGCGCGTTGAGCGCCGGATTGAAGGGCGGCCTCGGCTCAGCCTCGACGCTGCTGCCCAATGGCGTCACCATCGGCGCGCTGGTCGCCGCAAACCCGACCGGGTCTGTTACTGTTGGCAACAGCCGTCATTTCTGGGCCGCCCCCTGGGAGATGGGCGACGAGTTCGGCGGGCTTGGCTTTCCGGCGCCTCTGCCCGCGGATGCCCAGGACGTTCGTCTCAAATTCCGGGACGGGCTGAAGGCCGGCGAAAACACCACCATCGCGATAATCGCGACCGATGCAGTCATGACCAAGGCGGCCGCCAAGCGGCTTGCAATCGCCGCGCATGACGGCTTTGCCCGCGCCATCTGGCCGACGCACACGCCCGTCGACGGCGATCTGGTGTTTGCACTCGCAACCGGCCGCAGCGGGAAGACGCTGGAACTGAACGACGCCATCGACCTTTATGCCGCCGCAGGCGCGACCATGGCGCGGGCCATCGCGCGCGCCATCTTTGCCGCGACCCCGGCCGAGAATGACCTGTTCCCGGTCTGGTCGTCGCGCTAG
- a CDS encoding DUF2171 domain-containing protein — translation MANVNQIREHMEVIGADGVHVGTVDKVEGHRIKLTRNDSGMGAHKGHHHYISTSLVAELEGNKVRLSANADVAVTFEEEADGK, via the coding sequence GTGGCGAACGTCAACCAGATTAGGGAACATATGGAAGTCATCGGGGCAGACGGTGTTCACGTCGGCACCGTGGACAAGGTCGAAGGTCATCGCATCAAACTGACAAGGAATGACAGCGGCATGGGCGCCCACAAAGGCCATCATCATTATATCTCCACCAGCCTTGTCGCTGAACTGGAAGGCAACAAAGTTCGCCTCTCGGCAAATGCGGATGTCGCGGTGACCTTCGAGGAAGAAGCCGACGGGAAATAG
- a CDS encoding DUF1476 domain-containing protein — MSSMKDREEGFEKKFAMDEELRFKATARRNKLLGLWAAEKLGKTGADADAYAKEVVISDIEEAGDHDVFRKIRKDFDAAGVEQSDHQIRRTMDELLATAAEQIMNS, encoded by the coding sequence ATGAGCAGCATGAAGGACCGCGAAGAAGGCTTCGAAAAGAAGTTCGCGATGGACGAAGAACTGCGGTTCAAGGCGACTGCACGGCGCAATAAGCTGCTGGGCCTGTGGGCTGCCGAGAAGCTTGGCAAGACCGGTGCCGATGCGGACGCCTATGCCAAGGAGGTGGTGATTTCCGATATTGAGGAAGCAGGCGATCACGACGTGTTCCGCAAGATACGCAAGGATTTCGATGCCGCCGGCGTCGAGCAGTCCGACCACCAGATCCGCCGCACCATGGACGAATTGCTGGCGACTGCGGCCGAGCAGATCATGAACTCCTGA
- a CDS encoding branched-chain amino acid ABC transporter substrate-binding protein codes for MRIAGFVIGALFALALAGGPARAEAMRIGVAAPLSGPSQLLGEQIRNGALEAASAPDITLEVADDTCTGEGGVNAAQRFVDAKVQIVVGFLCTESIEAALPILKQANIPVITVGVRTDSLTDRREKTGWPVFRLGPRADSEREAAGRLLTRLWREELFAVIDDGTIYGRELAESFRTAAEQSGLKPVFTDTFRPQLDNQIGLVGRLRKAEATHVFVGGDRDDIAIMARDAKKIGTDITFAGGENLRSAPGDVPLAEGTLMVALSEWSDIATPAAIEKLGAKGIVPEGYVLPAYAATEIAIAAVTEAADTGKPLAGTLAGREFSTAIGPVRFNDRGDLSANPYRLFRFDGSRFLPLDVQ; via the coding sequence ATGCGGATTGCAGGCTTTGTCATTGGCGCACTGTTCGCGCTGGCGCTCGCCGGCGGCCCGGCTCGGGCGGAGGCAATGCGCATCGGCGTGGCCGCTCCGCTCAGCGGCCCTTCCCAGCTTCTCGGCGAGCAGATCCGCAACGGCGCACTCGAAGCAGCAAGCGCGCCCGACATCACACTTGAAGTCGCCGACGACACCTGCACGGGCGAAGGCGGCGTGAATGCCGCCCAGCGATTTGTCGACGCAAAGGTACAGATTGTCGTCGGCTTTTTGTGCACGGAGTCCATCGAAGCCGCCTTGCCGATCCTGAAGCAGGCAAACATCCCCGTCATCACGGTTGGCGTGCGCACCGACAGCCTGACCGACCGCCGCGAAAAAACCGGCTGGCCGGTGTTTCGCCTGGGACCACGCGCCGACAGCGAGCGCGAGGCAGCCGGGCGTCTGCTGACCCGGCTTTGGCGCGAAGAGCTTTTTGCGGTCATCGATGACGGCACGATCTACGGCCGCGAACTGGCCGAAAGTTTTCGAACGGCGGCTGAGCAAAGCGGGCTAAAGCCCGTATTCACCGATACATTCCGGCCGCAGCTCGACAACCAGATCGGTCTGGTCGGCAGGTTGCGCAAAGCCGAGGCGACGCATGTCTTCGTCGGCGGCGACCGCGACGACATCGCCATCATGGCCCGCGACGCAAAAAAGATTGGCACCGACATCACCTTTGCCGGTGGCGAGAATTTGCGGTCTGCACCGGGAGACGTGCCGCTCGCCGAAGGCACGTTGATGGTCGCCCTTTCTGAATGGTCCGATATCGCCACGCCGGCCGCCATCGAGAAGCTTGGCGCCAAAGGAATAGTTCCCGAGGGCTACGTGCTTCCGGCTTACGCAGCCACCGAGATTGCCATAGCCGCAGTGACCGAAGCAGCCGACACGGGAAAGCCTTTGGCCGGGACGCTGGCCGGCCGCGAGTTCTCCACCGCGATCGGCCCCGTGCGCTTCAATGACAGGGGCGATCTTTCGGCGAACCCCTATCGTTTGTTCCGCTTCGACGGCTCACGCTTTCTCCCATTGGACGTGCAATGA
- a CDS encoding VOC family protein, with product MSELPFAATTPVSVSRVGLKAKNAETLAAYYRAVVGLEELSRDGSVITLGASGRPLMEIENDAAARQEDPRSAGLFHTAFLLPSRADLGRWIKHAIASNIAVDGASDHLVSEALYLTDPEGNGIEIYADRPHESWKWNGAQIEMATAALDIPGIVASVPAGSPEWKSAPENSVIGHVHLRVGKPAEAEDWWNSEFGFDTVAKYGGSAVFLSSGGYHHHIGANSWQSPGAGKRESGQTGLTWVEMRSAAAKAEETREDPWGTVIRTVPDKA from the coding sequence ATGAGCGAATTGCCATTTGCCGCCACTACGCCGGTCAGCGTTTCCCGCGTCGGGCTGAAGGCGAAGAACGCCGAGACCCTTGCCGCCTATTATCGGGCGGTGGTCGGTCTTGAAGAACTGTCACGCGATGGATCTGTGATCACGCTGGGCGCCAGCGGCCGTCCTTTGATGGAGATCGAAAACGATGCTGCCGCACGCCAGGAAGACCCACGCAGCGCCGGCCTCTTCCACACCGCGTTTCTGCTGCCATCCCGCGCCGATCTTGGGCGCTGGATAAAGCACGCGATCGCCAGCAACATCGCCGTTGACGGTGCCTCCGACCATCTGGTCAGCGAGGCGCTTTATCTCACCGACCCGGAAGGCAACGGCATAGAAATCTATGCTGATCGCCCGCACGAAAGCTGGAAATGGAATGGTGCGCAGATCGAAATGGCGACGGCGGCGCTGGATATCCCCGGCATCGTCGCCTCCGTGCCGGCCGGCAGCCCTGAATGGAAGAGCGCGCCGGAAAACAGCGTGATCGGCCACGTGCATCTTCGCGTTGGCAAGCCCGCGGAGGCCGAAGATTGGTGGAACTCGGAATTCGGCTTCGACACGGTTGCCAAATATGGTGGCAGCGCTGTCTTCCTGTCTTCCGGCGGCTATCACCATCACATCGGCGCCAATTCCTGGCAGAGCCCGGGTGCCGGAAAGCGCGAAAGCGGCCAAACTGGCCTGACCTGGGTCGAAATGCGCTCGGCCGCCGCCAAGGCGGAAGAAACGCGCGAGGACCCGTGGGGCACGGTTATCAGGACGGTGCCGGACAAGGCCTGA
- a CDS encoding MoxR family ATPase — protein MNEATPRPVPQSIDETLEMLTGADYVADRALATVLFLSLRMKRPLFLEGEAGVGKTEIAKVLAQALGRRLIRLQCYEGLDVSSAVYEWNYAAQMIEIRMEEAAGKVDRSDMERNVFSEKYLIRRPILEALTGKDGAAPVFLIDELDRTDEAFEAFLLEILSDFQVTVPELGTIKAEEPPIVIITTNRTREIHDALKRRCLYHWVDYPDAERELEIVNRKVPQANERLSAEVVRFIQKLREIELFKVPGVAETIDWASALTELDKVALDPETISDTIGVLLKYQDDIARIEQGEGRRILNEVKAELSAAE, from the coding sequence ATGAACGAAGCGACGCCACGCCCGGTTCCCCAATCGATCGACGAAACACTCGAGATGCTGACCGGGGCGGATTATGTCGCCGACCGGGCGCTGGCGACGGTGCTGTTCCTCAGCCTGCGCATGAAACGGCCGCTTTTCCTGGAAGGCGAGGCTGGCGTCGGCAAGACTGAAATCGCCAAGGTTCTGGCACAGGCGCTCGGCCGCCGGTTGATCCGGCTGCAATGCTATGAGGGGCTCGACGTTTCCTCGGCCGTCTACGAATGGAACTATGCCGCGCAGATGATCGAAATCCGCATGGAGGAAGCCGCCGGCAAGGTCGACCGCTCCGACATGGAACGCAACGTCTTCTCCGAAAAATACCTGATCCGCAGGCCAATTCTCGAAGCGCTGACCGGCAAGGATGGCGCAGCGCCGGTGTTCCTTATCGACGAACTCGACCGTACTGATGAAGCGTTCGAGGCGTTCCTTCTCGAAATCCTTTCTGATTTCCAGGTGACGGTGCCGGAGCTGGGCACGATCAAGGCGGAAGAACCGCCCATCGTCATCATCACCACCAACCGCACGCGCGAAATCCATGACGCGCTGAAGCGGCGCTGCCTCTATCATTGGGTCGATTATCCCGATGCAGAGCGCGAACTGGAAATCGTCAACCGAAAGGTGCCGCAGGCCAATGAGCGGCTTTCGGCCGAGGTCGTGCGCTTCATCCAGAAATTGCGCGAAATCGAATTGTTCAAGGTGCCCGGCGTTGCGGAGACCATCGACTGGGCGAGCGCTTTGACCGAACTCGACAAGGTCGCGCTCGATCCCGAAACCATTTCCGACACGATCGGCGTGCTGTTGAAATACCAGGACGACATAGCGCGCATCGAGCAGGGCGAAGGCCGCCGCATCCTCAATGAGGTGAAGGCGGAGCTTTCGGCGGCAGAGTAG
- a CDS encoding DUF2259 domain-containing protein, translating to MNVKAVFAAACLGAVAAVPVARAGDVANLEVMGFSADGGIFVFEEYGVQDGSGFPYSNRYYIDTATDKFLPGSPVRVRLDDESANLEAARKQSSELGDKIVKGAGLNRGIAAGSNAVTQLNADPHRMVVNPRPVFPPIDDPLEVRLEEIPLPAAGSCEGMGETSGFRLSRIDARDGGQTRTLHEDKTIPQSRGCPLGYSIGGIQTFFGEGGKPAYAVLIAIRGVGFEGPDYRWIAVTGRL from the coding sequence ATGAACGTGAAGGCTGTATTTGCGGCCGCCTGCCTTGGTGCCGTGGCCGCCGTCCCGGTAGCCCGAGCCGGCGATGTCGCCAATCTGGAAGTCATGGGCTTCAGCGCCGACGGCGGCATCTTCGTTTTCGAGGAATATGGCGTGCAGGATGGATCAGGGTTTCCCTATTCCAACCGCTATTACATCGACACCGCGACCGACAAGTTCCTGCCCGGCTCGCCGGTGCGCGTCAGGCTCGACGATGAGAGCGCAAATCTTGAAGCGGCTCGAAAACAGTCTTCCGAACTCGGCGACAAGATCGTCAAGGGAGCAGGCCTGAATCGCGGCATTGCCGCCGGCTCCAACGCGGTAACCCAACTGAACGCCGACCCACATCGCATGGTCGTCAATCCGCGCCCGGTCTTCCCACCCATTGACGATCCGCTGGAGGTTCGGCTCGAGGAAATCCCTCTGCCCGCAGCCGGGAGTTGCGAGGGCATGGGCGAGACATCCGGCTTTCGTCTGTCGCGCATCGACGCACGCGACGGCGGCCAGACGCGTACGCTGCATGAGGACAAGACAATCCCGCAGAGCCGTGGCTGTCCGCTCGGATATAGCATCGGCGGCATCCAGACCTTTTTTGGCGAAGGCGGCAAGCCAGCCTATGCGGTGCTGATCGCCATACGTGGCGTCGGCTTCGAAGGTCCGGATTACCGCTGGATCGCTGTGACGGGTCGATTGTGA